One part of the Mycobacterium marinum genome encodes these proteins:
- a CDS encoding acyl-CoA dehydrogenase family protein — MDFRDSPQEAVFRQRLRNWLSVNADDFRGSGDQYWARQAPWHQALYREGFFGLSWPREYGGRELAPVYDVIVDEELARAGAPPRPSVGYLVCGIGRHGSDALRQRFLPGIIDGTERWCQGFSEPGAGSDLAALTTTATRVGDDYVVHGHKIWTSYSDVADWCLLLARTEPGASRHRGLSAFVVAMKQPGVQQRPLRMMNGVTKEFGQVFFDGATVAADRMVGAPGDGWAVAMTVVGHEREPSTLGYAARYNKLVAELLARNHAQGHPVSDELAWAAVQAEMLTHHVRRRLSEQLDGVSHGPEGSLDKLLMTWVEQSVGHAALGIGGTHDPELFGAYLYSRAQSVMGGTSQIQKNIIASRILGLGV, encoded by the coding sequence GTGGACTTTCGTGATTCACCGCAGGAGGCGGTCTTCCGGCAACGCCTGCGAAACTGGCTTTCGGTAAACGCCGATGACTTTCGCGGATCGGGGGACCAATATTGGGCCCGGCAGGCGCCCTGGCACCAGGCCCTCTACCGCGAGGGATTCTTCGGGCTGTCGTGGCCACGCGAATACGGGGGCAGGGAGCTGGCACCGGTCTATGACGTGATCGTCGACGAAGAGTTGGCTCGTGCCGGTGCGCCACCGCGCCCCAGCGTCGGTTACCTGGTCTGCGGCATCGGCCGACACGGCAGCGACGCACTGCGGCAACGGTTTCTGCCCGGCATCATCGACGGGACCGAGCGCTGGTGTCAGGGGTTCAGTGAGCCCGGTGCGGGTTCGGACCTGGCCGCGCTGACCACCACCGCCACTCGTGTCGGTGACGACTATGTGGTGCATGGTCACAAGATCTGGACCAGTTACTCCGACGTGGCCGACTGGTGTCTGCTGCTGGCCCGAACCGAACCCGGTGCTAGCCGGCACCGAGGCTTGTCGGCATTTGTGGTCGCCATGAAACAGCCTGGTGTGCAGCAACGTCCGTTGCGGATGATGAACGGAGTCACCAAGGAGTTCGGCCAGGTGTTCTTCGACGGCGCCACGGTGGCGGCCGACCGGATGGTCGGCGCCCCAGGGGATGGCTGGGCGGTGGCGATGACCGTGGTCGGGCACGAACGTGAACCGTCCACCCTCGGTTACGCCGCCCGCTACAACAAGCTCGTCGCAGAGCTGTTGGCGCGCAACCATGCCCAGGGGCATCCGGTCAGCGACGAGCTTGCCTGGGCCGCGGTCCAAGCCGAGATGCTGACTCATCACGTGCGGCGCCGGTTGTCCGAACAGCTCGACGGGGTGTCGCACGGACCCGAAGGCTCGCTGGACAAATTGCTGATGACGTGGGTGGAACAGTCTGTCGGGCATGCCGCGCTGGGCATTGGTGGCACGCATGATCCCGAGCTGTTCGGCGCCTACCTGTACAGCCGTGCGCAAAGCGTGATGGGAGGCACTTCACAGATACAGAAGAACATCATCGCATCGCGCATCTTGGGATTGGGAGTCTGA
- a CDS encoding acyl-CoA dehydrogenase family protein yields MDVRLTAEQRQLRDSAAKMADDLGPAAVQDLADEARIAKLDRQIEAAGWRALRSDGASGVEVAIVAEEFGRGLADAPFLGPVLADDLARQLNSDSGRATTGVGGRAIDARGHRRALVLSGTAVLSADLDVAGAGADLTRLDAGLLGQPVAVGEVSADAAQRWYALALVATTADLVGDARGAHALACDYAKIREQYGKAIGSHQAIAHLLAENLASIEGSVSVLRHAAWAVDELEPAQAVQAARMAKVYCARASRTVCETAVQVHGGIGNTWDCLVHVYLRRALTSTELWPVSLQEVGRGLS; encoded by the coding sequence ATGGATGTCCGTCTGACAGCTGAACAACGGCAACTGCGTGACTCGGCGGCGAAAATGGCCGACGATCTCGGTCCGGCAGCTGTGCAGGATCTGGCTGACGAAGCCCGAATCGCCAAGCTGGATAGGCAGATCGAGGCGGCCGGGTGGAGAGCGTTACGTTCCGACGGCGCCTCCGGTGTCGAGGTCGCGATTGTGGCAGAAGAATTCGGGCGCGGGCTCGCCGATGCGCCATTCCTGGGCCCCGTGCTCGCCGATGACCTGGCCCGGCAACTGAACTCAGACTCCGGGCGCGCGACGACGGGCGTCGGCGGCCGGGCGATAGATGCGCGCGGACATCGGCGCGCACTGGTGCTCTCGGGTACCGCCGTGCTGTCCGCAGATCTGGATGTTGCGGGAGCGGGCGCGGACCTGACGCGACTGGACGCGGGGTTGCTGGGACAGCCGGTCGCGGTCGGTGAGGTATCCGCCGATGCCGCGCAGCGCTGGTATGCGCTGGCTTTGGTCGCCACCACCGCAGACCTGGTCGGAGACGCCCGCGGCGCGCACGCCCTCGCCTGTGACTACGCGAAGATTCGCGAGCAGTACGGCAAAGCGATCGGGTCCCATCAAGCGATCGCTCATCTGCTGGCGGAGAACCTGGCGTCGATCGAGGGTTCGGTGAGCGTGCTGCGCCATGCCGCTTGGGCGGTGGACGAACTCGAGCCGGCGCAAGCCGTGCAGGCCGCCCGGATGGCAAAGGTGTACTGCGCGCGTGCCAGTCGAACCGTCTGCGAAACCGCGGTACAGGTGCACGGTGGCATCGGCAATACCTGGGACTGCCTGGTGCACGTTTACCTGCGCCGGGCGTTGACATCAACCGAGTTGTGGCCGGTGAGCTTGCAGGAGGTCGGTCGTGGACTTTCGTGA
- a CDS encoding class I adenylate-forming enzyme family protein, which translates to MTEPAALVFEDRGFSLPGLGAMADGLAAALRKQGVVAGDRVAVMSSNRPEFVAVLNAIWCLGASAVLISPAWKRAEVDHALALTGPAHAAGDHPVLAGLMPMLHLDEPITPAAPLPGPPRRAGDALLVFSSGTTGLPKAVRHTHASLNAAIGHWRDALGLTERDRIQIVTPPSHILGLLNIVTALRTGVRVRLHRRFDIDQMLAHIESDRITVEMAVAPIALAMASHPNLESYDLSSLRFIMWGATPVSAGIAETVTNRTGIGWVPAYGTTELPVIACSPLQGARLDAVGRVLPGVDLRVVSTETGERVGPGEVGEIQARSHSLMAGYLPAAATAEVMSQGWYRTGDIGLLDSAGWLRITDRLKEMIKVRGFQVAPAEIEAVLHGHPAVRDCAVFGVPDGANGEAVVAAVAARTPVDDAELRARVAASLASYKRLSRIVFVPDIPRLPSGKVLRRALKELYGCPSDS; encoded by the coding sequence GTGACCGAGCCGGCCGCGCTCGTGTTCGAGGATCGGGGCTTTAGCCTGCCCGGGCTGGGGGCGATGGCCGACGGCCTGGCCGCGGCACTACGCAAGCAAGGCGTCGTCGCGGGCGATCGGGTGGCGGTGATGTCGTCCAACCGGCCGGAGTTTGTCGCCGTGCTGAACGCCATCTGGTGTCTGGGCGCCTCGGCGGTGCTCATCAGCCCCGCCTGGAAGCGCGCCGAGGTGGATCATGCCCTCGCCCTGACCGGCCCCGCCCATGCCGCGGGGGATCACCCGGTGCTGGCCGGTCTGATGCCGATGCTGCACCTGGACGAGCCGATCACTCCCGCGGCACCGCTACCGGGCCCGCCGCGCCGCGCTGGCGATGCGCTGTTGGTGTTCAGCTCGGGCACCACCGGCCTGCCCAAGGCGGTCCGGCACACCCACGCGTCGCTGAACGCGGCCATTGGCCACTGGCGTGACGCGCTGGGGCTGACCGAGCGCGATCGCATTCAGATCGTCACGCCGCCCTCGCACATCCTTGGCTTGCTCAACATCGTCACCGCGTTGCGGACCGGCGTTCGGGTGCGTCTGCATCGCCGGTTCGACATCGACCAGATGCTGGCACACATCGAAAGCGACCGGATTACCGTGGAAATGGCGGTTGCCCCCATAGCTTTGGCGATGGCGTCGCATCCCAACCTCGAGTCCTACGATTTGTCGTCGCTGAGGTTCATCATGTGGGGCGCCACGCCGGTGAGTGCGGGCATCGCCGAGACGGTGACGAACCGGACCGGCATTGGCTGGGTGCCCGCCTACGGCACCACCGAGTTACCCGTGATCGCCTGCAGCCCGCTGCAGGGTGCCCGGCTCGACGCCGTCGGACGTGTGCTGCCGGGCGTGGACCTGCGGGTGGTATCGACCGAAACCGGTGAGCGGGTGGGCCCCGGTGAGGTCGGCGAAATCCAGGCGCGATCGCATTCACTGATGGCGGGCTATCTGCCGGCGGCCGCCACGGCCGAGGTCATGTCGCAGGGGTGGTATCGGACCGGAGACATCGGCTTACTGGATTCCGCCGGCTGGCTGCGCATCACCGACCGGCTCAAGGAGATGATCAAGGTTCGCGGTTTCCAGGTTGCCCCCGCCGAGATCGAGGCGGTTCTGCACGGTCATCCCGCGGTCCGGGATTGTGCGGTATTCGGGGTGCCGGACGGAGCCAACGGCGAAGCAGTAGTTGCCGCTGTCGCGGCCCGAACACCCGTCGACGACGCCGAGCTACGCGCCCGGGTGGCCGCCTCGCTCGCGTCTTACAAGCGGCTCTCGCGGATCGTGTTCGTGCCGGATATCCCTCGACTGCCCTCCGGAAAGGTGTTGCGCCGAGCGCTCAAGGAGCTCTATGGATGTCCGTCTGACAGCTGA
- a CDS encoding 2Fe-2S iron-sulfur cluster-binding protein yields the protein MAEPGMVTIYLDRRRASVPLVHGETLLESARRAGLDPPFNCEAGNCGTCLARLTEGSATMLVNDALDDSEVADGYILTCQGIPDTAPITVRYE from the coding sequence ATGGCGGAACCGGGCATGGTGACGATCTACCTCGACCGTAGGCGGGCATCGGTGCCGCTGGTGCATGGCGAGACCCTGCTGGAAAGCGCACGACGAGCGGGGCTGGACCCGCCGTTCAACTGCGAGGCCGGCAACTGCGGGACCTGCCTGGCCCGACTCACGGAGGGCAGCGCGACAATGCTGGTCAACGACGCGCTTGACGACAGCGAGGTGGCCGACGGCTACATCTTGACCTGTCAGGGCATACCCGATACCGCACCGATCACGGTGCGCTACGAGTAG
- a CDS encoding CaiB/BaiF CoA transferase family protein, with amino-acid sequence MLAGPYATLLLADLGAEVVKIEPPGGEISRTVGESYFASLNRNKSGLCLDLNSEVGQHRLAELAAESDALVVNLRPSSIRRLGLTYEALRRFNERIVCVAITGYGLHGGDDPAFDYVIQAAAGSAALTGEPGGPPTLPGYSSADNSTGMCAALGLLAAIISGRGGQVDVSLFDVMVSQLNYHAAAYLNDGTEPQRRPHGAHPYYVPAQLFPTADGYLGLFVTHDGFWKAFAAEAGIDGFETMAERASRRAEVLTVVASALATDTAAGWERRLRPLGVPAAAVRTLPEALAENPQVIVRAGELRLVGNPIRVSGYRPEYRPAPLLGEHCR; translated from the coding sequence ATGCTGGCCGGCCCGTACGCCACATTGCTGCTCGCCGACCTCGGCGCCGAGGTCGTCAAGATCGAACCGCCCGGCGGTGAGATCTCACGCACGGTCGGTGAGAGCTACTTCGCCAGCCTCAACCGCAACAAGTCCGGCCTCTGTCTGGATCTGAATTCCGAAGTGGGACAGCACCGGCTCGCCGAGCTGGCGGCCGAATCCGATGCGCTGGTGGTCAACCTGCGACCGTCGTCGATCCGCCGACTGGGGTTGACCTACGAAGCGCTGCGGCGGTTCAACGAACGCATCGTTTGCGTGGCGATCACCGGTTATGGGTTGCATGGCGGCGACGATCCGGCCTTCGACTACGTGATCCAGGCCGCCGCCGGAAGTGCCGCGCTGACCGGTGAACCCGGCGGTCCGCCGACCCTGCCCGGGTATTCCTCGGCGGACAACTCCACCGGGATGTGTGCAGCGCTTGGGTTGTTGGCGGCGATCATCTCGGGCCGTGGCGGGCAGGTGGACGTGTCGCTGTTCGACGTCATGGTCTCCCAGCTGAACTACCACGCCGCCGCGTACCTCAACGACGGCACCGAGCCGCAGCGCAGGCCGCACGGCGCTCACCCGTATTACGTTCCCGCGCAGCTATTTCCGACTGCCGACGGCTACCTCGGGCTGTTCGTCACACATGACGGCTTCTGGAAGGCCTTTGCGGCCGAGGCCGGCATCGATGGATTCGAGACCATGGCGGAGCGAGCGTCCCGGCGTGCGGAGGTGCTCACCGTGGTCGCCTCGGCGTTGGCGACCGACACCGCCGCCGGTTGGGAGCGACGGCTGCGGCCGCTGGGGGTGCCCGCGGCAGCCGTTCGGACGCTGCCCGAGGCCCTCGCGGAGAATCCCCAAGTGATCGTGCGCGCAGGCGAATTGCGCCTCGTCGGTAATCCGATTCGGGTGTCCGGCTATCGGCCCGAATACCGGCCGGCGCCGCTCCTGGGCGAACACTGCCGATAG
- a CDS encoding TIGR03564 family F420-dependent LLM class oxidoreductase: MRVGVMIGPERGDSGRKVGRMLADIDWAETAGLDSAWIPQIPNDFDALIAVTLMGTRSSRIELGTAVVPLQTQHPIALARQALSVHAATGGRLVLGVGPSHHWIVDDMLGLPYQRPAAYTRDYLEVLAAALANPGLVDVENDSFRVHNPLDLAAVAPLPVLVAALGPVMLTLAGERADGTVLWMADERAVAEHVVPRISKAADNAGRPAPRIVAGIPVCLCGSSEVEVARDRANRILGEAEVSPNYQRLLGYGDARDVGDICAAGDEDAILARFRRFAEAGVTDLSVRLLPIGDNREELVASKRRTRDMIATLATEVR, translated from the coding sequence GTGCGTGTCGGAGTGATGATCGGCCCCGAGCGCGGGGATTCGGGCCGCAAGGTGGGCCGGATGCTGGCCGATATCGACTGGGCGGAAACAGCCGGCTTGGATAGCGCGTGGATTCCCCAGATTCCCAATGACTTTGACGCACTGATCGCCGTGACTCTGATGGGAACGCGGAGCAGCCGCATCGAGCTGGGTACCGCCGTTGTGCCCCTGCAGACGCAGCACCCGATCGCGTTGGCCCGGCAAGCTCTGTCGGTGCATGCGGCCACCGGTGGTCGCCTGGTGCTGGGCGTCGGACCGTCGCACCATTGGATCGTCGACGACATGCTCGGGCTGCCCTACCAGCGGCCCGCCGCCTACACCCGGGACTACCTCGAGGTCCTGGCCGCGGCCTTGGCCAACCCCGGGCTCGTCGACGTGGAGAACGACAGCTTCCGGGTGCACAACCCGCTGGATCTGGCCGCGGTGGCGCCCCTGCCGGTGCTGGTCGCTGCGCTCGGGCCGGTGATGTTGACCCTGGCCGGCGAGCGAGCGGACGGCACCGTGCTGTGGATGGCCGACGAACGTGCGGTGGCCGAGCATGTGGTGCCCAGAATCTCCAAGGCCGCTGACAATGCCGGTCGCCCGGCTCCGCGCATCGTCGCCGGCATCCCCGTTTGCCTTTGCGGCTCTAGTGAAGTCGAGGTAGCGCGTGATCGCGCCAACCGGATTCTGGGGGAGGCCGAGGTTTCGCCGAACTATCAACGACTGCTCGGATACGGCGATGCCAGAGATGTCGGTGATATCTGTGCGGCCGGCGACGAGGACGCGATCCTGGCTCGATTCCGTCGATTCGCCGAGGCCGGCGTGACCGATCTGTCGGTGCGGCTGCTGCCGATCGGCGACAATCGTGAAGAGCTGGTTGCCTCCAAGCGTCGCACCCGAGACATGATTGCCACGCTGGCGACGGAGGTGCGGTGA
- a CDS encoding cobalamin B12-binding domain-containing protein — MAARILVAKPGLDGHDRGAKIVARTLRDAGFEVIYTGIRQRIEDIASIAVQEDVAVVGLSILSGAHLALTARTIEALRDADAADIAVVVGGTIPHSDVPTLLAAGAAAVFPTGTPLDDLVRDIRALTGAAPTAPQPSMEEPCVSE; from the coding sequence ATGGCCGCCCGGATCCTGGTCGCCAAGCCCGGTCTCGACGGTCATGACCGCGGCGCCAAGATCGTGGCCCGCACGCTGCGCGACGCCGGCTTCGAGGTGATCTACACCGGCATCCGGCAACGTATCGAAGACATCGCCTCGATCGCCGTTCAAGAAGATGTGGCCGTGGTCGGCTTGAGCATTTTGTCGGGTGCCCATCTGGCGCTGACCGCACGCACCATCGAGGCCCTGCGCGACGCCGATGCCGCCGACATCGCCGTCGTCGTCGGCGGGACCATCCCGCACTCCGACGTGCCCACGCTGCTGGCCGCCGGTGCGGCGGCGGTGTTTCCCACCGGAACACCGCTGGATGACCTGGTGCGCGACATCCGCGCGCTGACCGGCGCCGCGCCCACCGCACCGCAACCGTCCATGGAGGAACCGTGCGTGTCGGAGTGA
- a CDS encoding methylmalonyl-CoA mutase family protein, whose translation MDDVTQTASGIPVAPVYGPGDRTAEPPPPGEYPFTRGNFASGYRGKLWTFRQYSGFGTAEESNRRYRYLLDQGGTGLSVALDLPTQCGFDSDDPDVAEEVGRVGVAVDTLADAEILFEDIPLDKISTSFTINGTAAILLAFYVAAAERKGVPRAKLTGTIQNDILKEYASRGTWIWPPEPSLRLIADTIEFCAAEVPKFNAISVAGAHFRDAGATAVQEMAFTLADGITYCDNVVARGRMSIDQFAPQISFFFYTHGDFFEEIAKYRAGRRRWATLVRERYGAKTDKAAMFRFGCVCGGASLYAPQAQNNLIRVAYEAMAAVLGGVQSMFTAAWDEPFALPTEESTTLALRTQQILAYESGVTRVADPLGGSYFVEALTDATEARIIEIMDDLQRHGGMVSAIEDGYLQGLIADEAFRMHKDVEAGVRPVVGVNRFVSGDAEPDIVTYELDAEGRDLQLKRLAKVKAERDSDAVQSSLAALARGAEGADNLMHRLIDCANAYCTVGEMVRALKAVWGEFQQPVVF comes from the coding sequence ATGATGTGACCCAGACTGCATCGGGTATCCCAGTTGCGCCGGTCTACGGCCCTGGGGACCGCACGGCGGAGCCGCCGCCTCCGGGGGAGTATCCCTTCACTCGCGGTAACTTCGCGTCGGGATACCGGGGCAAGTTGTGGACGTTTCGGCAGTACTCCGGGTTCGGCACCGCCGAGGAGTCCAACCGCCGCTACCGCTATCTGCTGGACCAGGGCGGGACCGGGTTATCGGTGGCGCTCGACCTGCCCACCCAATGCGGATTCGACTCCGACGACCCAGACGTCGCCGAGGAAGTCGGCCGCGTTGGCGTCGCGGTCGACACCCTGGCCGACGCCGAAATCCTGTTCGAGGACATCCCACTGGACAAGATCAGCACCAGTTTCACCATCAATGGCACGGCGGCGATTCTGCTGGCGTTCTACGTGGCCGCCGCCGAGCGAAAGGGAGTTCCGCGCGCCAAGCTCACCGGGACGATCCAGAACGACATCCTCAAGGAGTACGCGTCGCGCGGGACCTGGATCTGGCCGCCGGAGCCCTCGCTGCGGCTGATCGCCGACACGATCGAGTTCTGTGCGGCCGAGGTCCCGAAATTCAACGCCATATCGGTGGCGGGAGCCCATTTTCGTGACGCCGGGGCCACCGCGGTACAGGAGATGGCATTCACCCTCGCCGACGGAATCACCTACTGCGACAACGTCGTTGCGCGCGGTCGGATGTCCATCGATCAGTTCGCCCCACAGATCTCGTTCTTCTTCTACACCCACGGCGACTTTTTCGAGGAGATCGCCAAATACCGTGCGGGACGACGGCGCTGGGCGACGCTGGTGCGCGAGCGATACGGCGCCAAGACGGACAAAGCGGCGATGTTCCGGTTCGGCTGCGTGTGCGGCGGCGCGTCGCTGTATGCACCGCAAGCGCAGAACAACCTGATCCGCGTCGCTTACGAGGCGATGGCCGCGGTGTTGGGCGGGGTGCAGTCGATGTTCACTGCGGCCTGGGACGAGCCGTTTGCCCTGCCGACCGAGGAGTCCACCACTTTGGCGCTGCGCACCCAGCAGATCCTGGCCTATGAAAGCGGCGTGACCCGCGTCGCCGACCCGCTTGGCGGCTCCTACTTCGTAGAGGCGCTCACCGATGCCACCGAGGCTCGGATCATCGAGATCATGGACGACCTGCAGCGCCACGGCGGGATGGTCAGCGCCATCGAGGATGGATATCTGCAGGGCCTGATCGCCGACGAGGCCTTCCGAATGCACAAGGACGTCGAAGCGGGTGTTCGACCCGTCGTGGGGGTCAACAGGTTTGTCTCCGGGGACGCCGAACCCGACATCGTCACCTACGAACTCGACGCCGAAGGCCGTGACCTTCAGCTCAAGCGGCTCGCCAAGGTCAAGGCTGAAAGAGACAGCGACGCGGTGCAGTCCAGCCTCGCCGCGCTCGCGCGAGGCGCCGAAGGAGCCGACAATCTGATGCACAGGCTGATCGACTGCGCCAACGCATACTGCACGGTCGGTGAGATGGTCCGCGCCCTCAAGGCGGTGTGGGGCGAATTCCAGCAACCGGTGGTGTTCTAG